The Flaviramulus sp. BrNp1-15 genome has a window encoding:
- a CDS encoding tetratricopeptide repeat protein: MKQIITFIIAFISVFSFAQEKDKAELLALKKANNYVYEGNALAEEDNFISAEMEYRKAISENPTTITGTYNLGTTYIGKGNFDEALYRLEEATKTATSKTEKHKAFHNIGNILMQNKKCKEAVEAYKNALRNNPTDDETRYNLGLAKICAEQQQDQEDQNKDENKEDKKDDNKENEDEKENQDNKDKEGDKEEDKKDEGDQEKKEGDDEKDEEGKPKDEKEGKGDEEKKKDQQKPKPQPGQLSPQQIKNLLEAMNNQEQKVQEKMNAEKQKGVKIKTDKDW; this comes from the coding sequence ATGAAACAGATTATAACTTTTATTATAGCATTCATATCTGTGTTTTCTTTTGCACAAGAGAAAGACAAAGCAGAATTATTAGCTTTAAAAAAAGCCAATAATTATGTTTACGAAGGAAATGCTTTAGCTGAGGAAGACAATTTTATTTCAGCTGAAATGGAATATAGAAAAGCTATTTCAGAAAACCCTACAACAATTACAGGAACCTACAATCTAGGAACCACTTATATTGGTAAAGGTAATTTTGATGAAGCTTTGTATAGACTTGAAGAAGCTACAAAAACAGCGACTTCAAAAACAGAAAAGCACAAGGCATTTCATAACATAGGTAATATTTTAATGCAAAATAAAAAATGTAAAGAAGCTGTTGAAGCTTATAAAAACGCATTAAGAAATAACCCAACCGACGATGAAACCAGATACAATTTGGGTCTAGCAAAAATTTGTGCAGAACAACAACAAGACCAAGAAGATCAAAATAAAGACGAGAATAAAGAGGATAAAAAGGACGATAATAAGGAGAACGAAGACGAAAAAGAGAATCAGGACAATAAAGATAAAGAGGGCGATAAAGAAGAAGATAAGAAAGACGAAGGCGATCAGGAAAAGAAGGAAGGTGATGATGAGAAAGATGAAGAAGGCAAACCTAAAGATGAAAAAGAAGGTAAAGGTGATGAAGAAAAGAAGAAAGACCAACAAAAGCCAAAACCGCAACCAGGACAATTATCGCCACAACAAATAAAGAATTTGTTAGAAGCCATGAATAATCAAGAACAAAAGGTTCAAGAAAAAATGAATGCAGAAAAGCAAAAAGGCGTAAAAATAAAAACGGATAAAGATTGGTAG
- a CDS encoding VWA domain-containing protein, which produces MYQLEEKIWFWALGIIPVIALLFLVLQFWKYKAQNKFADKQLLKRLSPNRSLFKSVLKIIVLSLAFLCLTIALVNPKIGTKFETVKREGVDIVFAVDVSKSMLAEDIAPNRLEKSKQLVTQIINNLASDRVGIIAYAGKAFPQLPITTDYASAKMFLQNMNTDMLSSQGTAINEAIKLATTYFDDEEQTNRVLIIISDGEDHSEEAAAVAEEAHQDGIRIFTIGVGDVKGGPIPEKRNGIVLSYKKDSQGETVITKLNEETLKNIADEANGAYINGKNTNDVVENIREILNTMDKTEFEAKQFADFKDQFQWFLGFGIFFLLLDVFLLERKTAWLKKLNLFNENI; this is translated from the coding sequence ATGTATCAATTAGAAGAAAAAATATGGTTTTGGGCTTTGGGTATTATTCCTGTAATAGCACTTCTCTTTTTGGTGCTTCAATTCTGGAAATATAAAGCGCAAAATAAATTTGCAGACAAACAGTTGCTTAAAAGATTAAGCCCTAATAGGTCGTTGTTTAAGTCGGTTTTAAAAATCATAGTTTTAAGTTTAGCTTTTCTTTGTTTAACAATAGCTTTGGTGAACCCTAAAATAGGTACAAAGTTCGAAACAGTAAAACGCGAAGGTGTTGATATTGTTTTTGCCGTAGATGTTTCTAAAAGTATGTTGGCCGAAGATATAGCACCAAATCGATTAGAAAAATCTAAACAACTTGTTACACAAATCATAAATAATTTGGCAAGCGACCGTGTAGGTATCATTGCTTACGCAGGAAAAGCATTTCCGCAATTACCAATAACAACAGATTATGCCTCGGCTAAAATGTTTTTACAAAATATGAATACCGATATGTTGTCATCGCAAGGAACTGCAATAAACGAAGCTATTAAATTGGCAACGACTTATTTTGATGATGAAGAACAAACCAATCGTGTACTTATTATCATTTCAGATGGAGAAGACCATAGTGAAGAAGCTGCCGCTGTTGCAGAAGAAGCTCATCAAGATGGCATTAGAATTTTCACAATTGGTGTTGGTGATGTAAAAGGAGGTCCAATTCCAGAAAAAAGGAACGGGATTGTTCTAAGTTATAAAAAAGATAGCCAAGGCGAAACGGTGATTACCAAATTAAATGAGGAAACGCTTAAAAACATTGCAGATGAAGCCAATGGCGCATATATAAATGGAAAAAACACAAATGATGTGGTAGAGAATATTAGAGAAATTTTAAACACCATGGACAAAACTGAGTTCGAAGCAAAACAGTTTGCAGATTTTAAAGATCAGTTTCAATGGTTTTTAGGATTTGGTATTTTCTTTTTACTATTAGATGTTTTCTTATTAGAACGAAAAACAGCATGGTTAAAAAAGCTGAATTTATTCAATGAAAATATTTAA
- a CDS encoding VWA domain-containing protein gives MFEGIEFVNKEFFWLLLALPLAILWYVFKHKKQTAELKISSLKGFKITNSWLPKLKHLLFALRLIALALLITALARPQSVDVSTRTKTTRGIDIVMAIDVSASMLAKDLSPNRLEALKDVASDFIKGRPNDRIGLVEYAGESYTKTPITSDKAIVLRSLASIKYNTIIEGGTAIGMGLATSVNRLKDSKATSKVIILLTDGVNNSGFIDPKIASELAIEYGIKVYTIGLGTNGMALSPIAILPNGNFQYGRIQVEIDEELLKEIADVTGGKYFRATNNKKLEEIYNEINKLEKTEIEEFKFYNYEEKYRPLVILAGLLLLLELLLRNTIFRSFI, from the coding sequence ATGTTTGAAGGCATTGAGTTTGTAAATAAAGAATTTTTCTGGTTGCTATTGGCACTACCTTTAGCCATACTTTGGTATGTTTTTAAGCACAAAAAGCAAACGGCAGAACTAAAAATATCTAGTTTAAAAGGGTTTAAAATCACCAATTCTTGGTTACCAAAGTTAAAACATCTATTATTTGCTTTACGTTTAATAGCATTAGCTTTACTAATTACAGCTTTGGCAAGACCGCAATCTGTAGATGTTTCAACACGAACAAAAACAACTCGCGGAATAGATATTGTTATGGCAATAGATGTATCAGCAAGTATGTTGGCAAAAGATTTATCGCCAAACAGGTTAGAAGCATTAAAAGATGTAGCATCCGATTTTATAAAAGGAAGACCTAACGATCGTATTGGATTGGTAGAGTATGCTGGGGAAAGTTACACTAAAACACCCATTACGAGCGATAAAGCTATTGTGTTGAGGTCTTTAGCAAGTATCAAGTACAACACCATTATTGAAGGTGGTACTGCTATTGGTATGGGTTTAGCAACATCGGTAAACAGATTAAAAGACAGTAAAGCAACCAGCAAGGTTATTATTTTACTTACCGATGGTGTAAATAATTCAGGGTTTATAGATCCAAAAATTGCAAGCGAATTAGCTATTGAATATGGTATTAAAGTTTACACTATTGGTTTAGGGACAAATGGTATGGCTTTATCTCCAATTGCTATTTTACCTAACGGAAATTTTCAATATGGTAGAATACAAGTAGAAATTGATGAAGAGTTGCTTAAAGAAATAGCCGATGTTACTGGAGGCAAATATTTTAGAGCTACAAACAATAAAAAGCTGGAAGAAATATATAACGAAATTAATAAACTAGAGAAAACCGAAATAGAAGAGTTTAAGTTTTATAATTACGAAGAAAAGTATCGTCCGTTAGTAATTTTAGCAGGTTTATTATTGCTTTTAGAATTGCTGTTGCGTAATACAATTTTTAGAAGTTTTATATAA
- a CDS encoding BatD family protein produces the protein MKKEILKINRTITSSFRLQASGFISFVFCLLSFVSFAQVTSSIDSTSIKIGEQITYNIQVETDTTSLVVFPEGQTFSPLEMIESYEIDTTKNNDRYNLVKKYGLTQFDSGAYTIPRQKIIIGDKTFFTDSLKVEVNNVVIDTTKQGLYDIKPIISVKKSGSNWWKYLLITLLIIGALAFLMYWFIWRKKPLTEEEQIALLPPYDRAKLALKKLDESHYLENENLKDYYSDLTFIIRKYLDEKVYDRALESTTDELINRLNLLKEGNQVDISKEDIKNLESILKRADLVKFAKSAPDIELAKIDRNTIDIEIDHVKEALPEPTEEEKLLDQQYREEQERKKKRKKVWITIGISLFLLLATITGLSIKYGFDFVKDTIIGHDSKELLEGDWVNSEYGFPPVSISTPKVLKRFDLPIPDELKASMNMTTFMYGTLLDEFSVAVSTASYKQAPKDGIDLEKSIEGSLKGIEAQGAKDIVTLTDKFTTPNGAEGVKTYGTLKVDILETGNFVEVNYILLHFTSENVLQQIVITYPKDDSYADQTVERILNSIELKKDDV, from the coding sequence ATGAAAAAAGAAATATTAAAAATAAATCGAACTATAACTTCAAGCTTCAGGCTTCAGGCTTCAGGCTTCATATCTTTTGTCTTTTGTCTCCTTTCTTTTGTTTCTTTTGCTCAAGTTACTTCATCTATTGATTCTACATCCATAAAAATAGGTGAACAAATTACTTATAATATTCAAGTAGAAACCGATACAACAAGTTTAGTGGTTTTTCCTGAAGGGCAAACATTTTCGCCTTTAGAAATGATTGAATCCTACGAAATAGATACCACAAAAAATAACGATAGATACAACCTAGTAAAAAAGTATGGCTTAACACAATTCGATTCTGGAGCTTACACCATCCCAAGACAAAAAATTATTATTGGTGATAAAACGTTTTTTACCGATTCTTTAAAAGTTGAGGTTAATAATGTTGTTATAGATACAACTAAACAAGGACTTTATGATATTAAGCCTATAATTTCTGTAAAAAAATCAGGTAGTAATTGGTGGAAATATTTACTAATCACACTTTTAATAATTGGTGCTTTAGCGTTTTTAATGTATTGGTTTATATGGCGAAAAAAACCATTAACGGAAGAGGAACAAATTGCATTATTGCCACCATACGACAGAGCAAAACTAGCTTTAAAAAAGTTAGATGAAAGTCATTATTTAGAAAATGAAAATTTAAAAGACTACTATTCAGACTTAACATTTATTATTAGAAAATATCTTGATGAAAAGGTCTATGATCGGGCTTTAGAAAGCACAACAGATGAATTAATAAACAGACTTAATTTACTTAAAGAAGGCAATCAAGTAGATATAAGTAAAGAGGATATTAAGAATTTAGAAAGTATCTTAAAACGAGCTGATTTAGTAAAATTCGCCAAATCTGCACCAGATATTGAACTTGCTAAAATAGACCGAAATACTATTGATATTGAAATAGATCATGTAAAAGAAGCGTTGCCAGAGCCAACAGAAGAAGAAAAGCTTTTAGACCAACAATATAGAGAAGAACAAGAGCGTAAAAAGAAACGTAAAAAAGTATGGATAACCATTGGTATTAGTCTCTTTTTGCTTCTAGCAACCATAACAGGGCTTTCTATAAAATATGGTTTTGATTTTGTAAAAGACACCATTATTGGGCACGATAGTAAAGAATTACTAGAAGGCGATTGGGTGAATAGTGAATATGGTTTCCCGCCAGTAAGTATTTCAACACCTAAGGTTTTAAAACGCTTCGATTTGCCAATTCCTGATGAATTAAAAGCGTCAATGAATATGACAACATTCATGTATGGTACTTTATTAGATGAGTTTAGTGTAGCTGTTAGCACAGCATCTTACAAGCAAGCACCGAAAGATGGTATTGATTTAGAAAAATCTATAGAAGGAAGTTTAAAAGGTATTGAAGCTCAGGGTGCCAAAGATATTGTAACATTAACAGATAAGTTTACAACGCCAAATGGCGCCGAAGGAGTAAAAACCTATGGAACACTAAAGGTTGATATACTTGAAACTGGTAATTTTGTTGAAGTTAATTATATCTTGTTGCATTTTACTTCAGAAAATGTATTGCAACAAATTGTTATTACCTATCCTAAAGATGATAGTTACGCAGACCAAACCGTAGAGCGTATTTTAAATTCTATTGAACTTAAAAAAGATGATGTATAA
- a CDS encoding DUF58 domain-containing protein: MDTKELLKKVRKIEIKTRRLSDHIFGGEYHSTFKGRGMTFSEVRQYQFGDDVRNIDWNVTARYNEPFVKVFEEERELTMMLMVDVSGSELFGTSQQFKNEVVTEIAATLAFSATQNNDKIGLILFSDKIELYIPPKKGRSHVLRIIRELIEFEPEGKQTNLAEALKFMQNVMKKKAIVFVLSDFIADDYNQTMKIVSGKHDVTGIRVYDKHEESIPNLGMVQMQDEETGELMLVNTSSKKIRLNYSKFYNEKVNYYKESFTKSGAGVINCRVDESYVKKLLGYFKRRG, from the coding sequence ATGGATACTAAAGAATTACTAAAAAAAGTACGTAAAATTGAGATTAAGACACGTAGGTTGTCTGATCATATTTTTGGAGGCGAATACCATTCTACCTTCAAAGGTCGTGGTATGACTTTTAGTGAAGTGCGTCAATATCAATTTGGTGATGATGTACGTAATATAGATTGGAATGTAACCGCACGCTACAACGAACCTTTTGTTAAGGTTTTTGAAGAAGAACGTGAACTTACCATGATGCTTATGGTAGATGTTTCTGGTTCTGAATTGTTTGGTACTAGTCAGCAATTCAAAAACGAAGTCGTTACAGAAATTGCAGCAACTTTAGCATTTTCGGCAACTCAAAACAATGATAAAATAGGTCTGATTTTATTTTCAGATAAGATTGAATTATATATTCCGCCTAAAAAAGGGCGCTCTCATGTACTTCGAATCATTAGAGAATTAATAGAATTTGAACCAGAAGGCAAACAAACCAATTTAGCAGAAGCTTTGAAATTCATGCAAAACGTCATGAAGAAAAAAGCAATTGTTTTTGTGCTTTCTGATTTTATTGCAGACGATTACAACCAAACCATGAAAATAGTTTCAGGAAAGCACGATGTAACAGGAATTCGTGTTTATGATAAACATGAGGAATCTATTCCAAATTTAGGGATGGTACAAATGCAAGATGAAGAAACAGGTGAGTTAATGTTGGTAAATACATCCTCAAAAAAAATAAGGCTTAATTACAGTAAGTTTTACAATGAAAAAGTTAATTACTACAAAGAAAGTTTTACTAAATCTGGAGCAGGCGTTATCAATTGTCGTGTAGATGAGAGTTATGTAAAAAAACTATTAGGATATTTTAAACGTCGTGGGTAA